The nucleotide window AACGAAATTGCACGGCAACGCGGGCAGAGCCTGGCCCAGATGGCACTTTGCTGGAACCTGGATTTTGCTCCCGTGGCCTCCGTTTTGATCGGCGCGAGCCGGCCGGAGCAACTGGTTGAAAACACGAAGGCGCTGGAGAACCGGACGTTTTCCGGGGAAGAGCGGAGCTTGATCGATTCCTTGACTGCGGCATAGGTTTTCCGGGGCCGCCTCCGGTAAATTAATGGCCTTGCTTGTCTGATTCCTTTGGGCCTAAAGCGTTTATTCAATTACTGGGAGCGGATGGCGTGAAACGAGTGGTCTCGAAATATATGGTGTTCGGCGCGATCGGCGCGTTGGTTTCGGTGGCGGGGCATGCCGCTTCATCGAAGCCGAACGTGGTGGTCATCCTCACCGACGACCAGGGCTGGGGCGATCTGGGCATCAACGGGAACACGGCGATCCACACGCCGAACATCGACCGCATGGCGCTCGCGGGGGCGCGCTTCGACCGTTTTTTCGTGAGCCCGGTTTGTTCCCCGACGCGCGCGGAGTTTCTGACCGGGCGGCACCATGTACGCTGCGGGGTATACAGCACGTCCGCCGGCGGGGAGCGGATCAATGCCGACGAGACCTTGATCGCGGAGCTCTTCAAGCGCGGGGGCTACAAAACGGCGGCGTTTGGCAAGTGGCACAGCGGGATGCAGGCCCCGTACCATCCCAACACGCGCGGCTTCGACGAGTTCTATGGGTTTTGCTCCGGCCACTGGGGCGACTATTTCAGCCCGATGCTCGACCATAACGGCGACATCGTTTCGGGCAACGGCTATGTGAACGACGATTTCACCGAACGGGCGATGGACTTTATCGCCACCCACCGCGCGGCTCCGTTCTTGGTCTATCTTCCGCTCAACACGCCGCATTCGCCCATGCAGGTTCCCGACCGGTGGTGGGACAAGTTCAAGGATATGGAGCTGACCCAGGAGCATCGGGACCGGAACAAGGAAAACATCGACCACACCCGCGCCGCGCTGGCCATGTGTGAGAACATCGATTGGAACGTGGGCCGCTTGCTCGCCAAGCTCGATGAATTGAAGCTCGCGGAAAATACCATCGTGGTCTATTTCTCCGACAACGGCCCGAACGGGAAACGGTGGAACGGCGACATGCGCGGACAGAAGGGATCGACCGACGAAGGCGGGGTGCGCTCCCCGTTGTTCATTCGCTGGCCCGCAAAAATCAGGCCCGGAACCGAAGTGCTGCCGATCTGTTCGGCCTACGATCTGCTGCCGACCCTGGCCGAGCTGTGCGGGGTGCCGTTGGCAGGAACCCAGCCGCTGGATGGAACCAGCCTCAAGCCGTTGCTGCTTGGCCAGACCGCCGGATGGAAGGAGCGGACGCTGGTGCACTATTGGCGAAATATTTCGGTTCGAACCCAGCGCCATCGCCTGGACTACAAGGGTAATCTCTACGACATGGTGGCCGATCCCGGCCAACGGAAACCGGTCAACGGCGAAGCTCCCGAGACCGCCGCATCGCTGGCCGCGTTCGCGGAAAATTGGCGCACTCAAATGTTGGCGGAGCATGGCAAGGCGTTCGACGGCCGCCCGTTCGTGATCGGCCATCCGGGAGCGCCCATCACCCAGATTCCCGCGCGCGACGGCGTGGGCCTTGGCGGAATCAAACGCTCGAGCAGGCATCCCAACGACTCCTTTTTCACCCACTGGAAAAACAAGGACGACGCCATCGAGTGGAATTGCGAAGTGGGCCAGGGCGGAACCTACCAGGTCGAGCTGTTCTATACCTGCCCCGCCGCCGACGTCGGATCGACCGTTGAACTGGCGTTCAACGCGGCCGTGTTGACCGGGAAAATCGTGGAGGCGCACGATCCGCCGCTGGAAGGCATGGAGCTGGACCGTGTTCCGCGCAGCGAATCCTACAACAAGGACTTCAAGCGGATGACGCTGGGTAGAATCCAGCTGCAAAAGGGCCCCGGAACACTCAGGCTCCGGGCCTTGGATATTCCCGGCGAAGGGGTCATGGACTTCCGGCTCATGCTGTTGACGCGGGTGGACTGAATGTGGAACTGTGGATAAACCTATAATGGAGACCGAACATGAAGATGAATAGAAAGCAGTTTGTTAAGGCCGGGGCCGCGGCCACCGTCGGGTTTCCGGCCATCGTGCGCGCCCAGGGGCTCAATGAAAAATTGCAGGTGGCCTTTGTGGCGGTTGGCGGGAAAGCCAAGACGCACACCAAGGAAGCCCATGCGCACGGGCTCCAGTGCGTGGCCTTCGCCGATGTTGACAAAAGAACGTGGGGCAGCGTGCACGACAAGGAGGGGTGGGGCGGTGCGACCGGCTACACCGACTGGCGCGAAATGTTCCAGAAGCAGCGCAAGGACATCGATGTCGTCTTCGTGACCACGCCCGACCATTCCCATTTTTCACCTAGCATGACCGCGGTTTCGATGGGCATCCATTGCTACACGGAAAAGCCGCTCACGTGGTCGGTGCGCGAGGCGCAACTGCTGACCCAGGCGTATGGTGAGCAGAAAAATGTCGTGACCCAGATGGGGAACCATGGCCATGCCATGCAGGGGTGGCGCGTGGCCTATGAATTGGTGAAGGGTGGGGCCGTCGGCGAGGTGAAGGAATTCCACACCTGGACCAACCGGCCGATTTGGCCGCAGGGCGGAAACCGCCCCGGCTACACCTCGCCGGTTCCGGATTATCTAAACTGGGAGGCCTGGATCGGCGCGGCCCCGATGCGCCCGTTCGCCGCTCCGCAAGAAGGCGCCCACAAAGGCTATGGACCCTATCATCCATTCAACTGGCGCGGCTTCGTGGACTTTGGTTCCGGCGCCCTGGGCGATATGGCCTGCCACACGACCGATGGCATCTACGCCATCATGAATCCGGGCTATGCCGCAACCGCCGAGCCCCTGGAGATGAACGGTTCCATTGGCGACCAATATCCCGCCGGCATGGTGGTCAAGTGCACCTACCGGGCAACGGCCGAGCGCCCCGGCTTCGCAACCTATTGGTACGAAGGCCAGGACAAGAAGGGTCAACCCTACATGCCGGAAACCCCCGAGGAACTGAAGGAGGATGACGCCACCCTGCCGCGCACCGGAAACCTGATTGTCGGCACCAAGGGCAAAATGCTGGTTCAGGGCGACTACTGGAACAGCCCGCGCATCATTCCCGAAGCCAAGCGCCGCGAGTTCGGACGCCCGGAACAGCTGCTCGACCGTTCCCCCGGCCACCACGCGGAATTCTTCATGGCTTGCCGCGGCGAAAAACCGCGCGAATTCAGCCAGTCCAACTTTTCCTATTCCGGGCCGATGACCGCCAATATCCAGCTCGGCAACCTCTGTGCCCGGGCCGGGAAAAAGCTCGTCCTCAATGAAGCCGGGGAAATCACCAGCGACCCGAAGATCAACGAGCTCGCCTGGCGCGAACCCCGCAAGGGCTGGGGGCCGCTGGAAAGCATCGTCTAGCGGTTGTTGCTCCGGTAGGCAAGGGGGCTTTGGCCAAAGTGTTGCTTGAAGCTGTTGCTGAGATGCGAGGCGTGCGGCAAGCTGCTGGCCGAGCTGCGCGATGCGGCGGCCACGGTTCAGCGGGAACCGGTGCCGGTTTCCAAACTGCGGATCGGCTTGAAGTGCGGCGGATCCGATGCCTTTTCCGGACTGACGGCGAATGCGTTGGTCGGGGCGGCTTCGGACCGGTTGATTGCGCGTGGCGGCTCGGCGGTGCTGACCGAAATCCCCGAGGCCTTCGGCGCCGAAACCATCCTGTTCAACCGCTGCGTGAACGAAGCGGTTTTCGACCGCGCGGTGGCGGTGGTGAACGATTTTAAAAACTATTTCATTTCGCATGGCGAACCCGTTGGCGAAAACCCGTCGCCGGGAAACAAGCAGGGCGGGATTAGCACTCTGGAGGACAAATCGCTCGGGTGTGTGCAGAAGGGGGGCACGGCACCCTTGGCCGATGTGATTCGATACGGTGAACGAATCAAGAGCGATGGGCTGACGCTGCTGGAAGGCCCGGGGAACGACATTGTTGCGGTCACGGCTTTGGCGGCGGCCGGTTGCCAGATGGTGCTCTTCACGACCGGCCGCGGAACGCCGCTGGGCGGGCCGGTGCCGGTGGTGAAGATTTCCTCGAACAGCGCGTTGGCGGAGCGGAAGAAAAACTGGACCGACTATAACGCCGGGGTGTTGCTGGAGGGCGCGGCGATGGATGACGTGGGCGATGCCTTCTTCGAGTATCTGGTGGATGTGGCGTCCGGCTTCAAAACCCGCAGCGAGGAAAATGGATACCGCGATTTTGCAATATGGAAACAGGGCGTGACGCTATAACAGGAATGATTTGATGACCGCGAAGGCGCAAAGAAACAAAGATTTAAAGGCTTTGCGACTTAGCGCCTTTGCGGTCAAAAACAGTGCAGGTGATATTAATATGAAAAAATGGATGATTAGTTTAGTTGCCGGGCTGGCGGTTTCTCCTTTTGGAGCACCGGGTGCGGAGCGGATTTATCTTTCGGGCCAGGGGCCGTCGGACGCGGTGGAGTGGGACTTCATCTGTTCCAAAGGCCGCAAGAGCGGGGAGTGGACGAAGATCCCGGTGCCGTCCAACTGGGAGCAGGCGGGGTTTGGCAATTATAACTATGGCCACGACGACCCCGCGACAAAACATGATGAGACCGGCACCTACCGCACCTCCTTCATGGTTCCCAAGGATTGGCAGGAAAAGCATGTGCGCCTGGTCTTTGAAGGTTCCATGTCGGAAACCTCGATCAAGATCAACGGCAAGAGCGTAGGGACTCCAAACCTCGGGGGCTACCTGCCGTTCCGCTACATTCTGAATAAAAAATCCAATTTGAAATATGGTGGGGAAAACACACTCGAAGTATTGGTGAAGAAAAAACCGGAGAACAGCAGCCTCGACCAGGCGGAACGCAAGGGCGACTACTGGGTGTTCGGCGGCATCTACCGGCCGGTCTATCTGGAGGTGCAGCCGAAGGAATTTGTCAATCGCTTGGCGATTGATGCCAGGGCCGACGGCACGCTGCGCCTCGATGTTTTTCCCCAGGTGCAGCATGAGAGCCGGTTCTGGAAAAAATCGAAGGGTTACGTTGACGAGCTCGTCGCGCAAGTCCAGACGCTGGAAGGCGAAAATGTGGGCCAACCCATGACGGCGGAAATGCACAATGGCACCGGCCGGATTCGTTTAAACACCAAAATCAAAAACCCGAACCTTTGGTCGCCGGAATATCCGAATCTCTACCAGGTCAAGGTCACCCTGAAGAAGGACGGGGAAATCCTGTCGGAAAAAACGGAGCGCTTCGGCTTCCGGACATTCGAGCTCCGGCCTCGGGATGGCCTATATCTGAATGGAAAGAAAATCATGGTTCAAGGCGTGAACCGCAATGTCTTTGATCCCCGGCATGGCCGCGCCGTGGATGCCGAAAAGGTTTGGAACGATGCCCGTGCGATCAAGGCGATGAATGCCAACCTGGTGCGTTCCCACATGCCGCCGACGACGGAGTTCATGCGGGCCTGCGATGAGCTGGGCCTGATGGTGATCACCGAGCTGTGCAACTGGCACGATCCCTATATCGACACGCCGATTGCGCGGAACATCGCCTATGAAATGGTGGTCAAATACCAGAACCATCCGTCGGTTGTTCTCTGGGCGAACGGCAATGAAAACGGGTTCAACCTGGAGATTGACGAGCTGTATCCGCTCTATGATCTTCAAGATCGCCCGGTGATTCACCCATGGACCTATTTTGACGGGATCAATACGTTCCACTATCCGGATTGGAAAGCGTTGCAGGTGCAGCTCAACCGACCGGCGGTCTATCTGCCGACCGAGTTCCTGCATGGCCTTTACGACGGCGGGCACGGCGCCGGGCTGGAGGACTATTGGAACGCCATGCGCGCAACTCCGACCTCGGCCGGTGGCGTGCTGTGGTGCTGGGGCGATGCCGCACTCATGCGTACCGACCAGGATGGCGAGCTGGACACGGCCGGCAACCAATCGGCCGATGGCATCGTTGGCCCTTACGGGGAAAAGGAGGCATCCTATTATTCCGTCCGCGAAATCTGGTCGCCGATCCAAATGGCGATGCCCCCGGATTTCGAAGGCAAGCTGGAACTTGAAAACCGCTACCATGAAACCGGCCTCGAGGAATGTTTGTTTGAATGGCGCTTGGTGAACTTTGCGGCACCGTTCGCCACCACCGTCGAAACCACGGTGGTTGCCGAAGGGAAGCTCCAGGGGCCGAAGATCAAACCCGGCAAAGTGGGAGCTCTCCAGCTTCCGCTTCCCAAGGATTGGAAAGAGGTCGACGGCCTGGAGTTGCGAGCACTCGGCAGCAACGGAGTGGAAATCATGCAGTGGGCATGGCCGTTGAAGGTAGCTCGCATATCTGATGCGAGTTTGTCCGAACGCGGATCGGATATCCGCGCTACACAGGGTGCAGAAACCGGGTTCCATTTTAAAATTGGCGATACCGAATGGAGGTTTTCCAAAACAACCGGACAGTTGCTGGGCGCTTCAGTCGATGGAAAAGATGTCGGACTTGGGATGGGGCCGATCCTCTATGCCGGCACGCTGGATGAAGTGCTGGAATTTTCCACGGACTGGAAGGCCGAGGTTTCGGAAAAGGATGGGGCGGTGGGCATCCAATCCGGGAATTCGGACGGTTCATCCTTCAAATGGACGCTTTCGGACGACGGCACCGTGGCGCTCGATTATTCGTTTGCCGCACTGACCAACGAGCTGGCCTATTGCGCGGTCGGCTTTGATCTCGCCGAGGAGAAGGTGGTCTCGAAACGCTGGCTGGGGCAGGGGCCGCACCGCATCTGGGGCAATCGGCTGAAGGGGCCGCAATTCGGATTGTGGGAAAATGAATACAACGATCGCATTACCGGCGTGGACTGGGGCGAGCCGGAATTCAAGGGCATTTTCGGGAACGTGGACTGGATGCAGATAGGCCTTTTGGATAATTCCTCGCTGCTGGTTGATCCTGATAGGTTCTCGTCCGTTGGTGTGTTGCTGCCGAGAAATGCGGAGGGCGAGCGCAATAAGAAAACATACACCAGTCCGATCCACGCCTGGTGGCACTATCCGGAAGCGGGCGGGCTGCATCTGTTCCACAAGCTTCCGGGAATTGGAACCAAGTTCGCGAACGCCTGGGAGCTCGGCCCGCAGGGGTCGCCAAGCGTGGTCGAGGGACCGATCAAAGGACGGGTTGTGTTTCGGGTGAGATGAGTAAACACAAAGGCACAAAGTTCACAAAGCTTGGTGCTCTGCGTGCCTTGGGCACGGCGGGTGTTGAAGGAGTTTTGATG belongs to Pontiella desulfatans and includes:
- a CDS encoding arylsulfatase codes for the protein MKRVVSKYMVFGAIGALVSVAGHAASSKPNVVVILTDDQGWGDLGINGNTAIHTPNIDRMALAGARFDRFFVSPVCSPTRAEFLTGRHHVRCGVYSTSAGGERINADETLIAELFKRGGYKTAAFGKWHSGMQAPYHPNTRGFDEFYGFCSGHWGDYFSPMLDHNGDIVSGNGYVNDDFTERAMDFIATHRAAPFLVYLPLNTPHSPMQVPDRWWDKFKDMELTQEHRDRNKENIDHTRAALAMCENIDWNVGRLLAKLDELKLAENTIVVYFSDNGPNGKRWNGDMRGQKGSTDEGGVRSPLFIRWPAKIRPGTEVLPICSAYDLLPTLAELCGVPLAGTQPLDGTSLKPLLLGQTAGWKERTLVHYWRNISVRTQRHRLDYKGNLYDMVADPGQRKPVNGEAPETAASLAAFAENWRTQMLAEHGKAFDGRPFVIGHPGAPITQIPARDGVGLGGIKRSSRHPNDSFFTHWKNKDDAIEWNCEVGQGGTYQVELFYTCPAADVGSTVELAFNAAVLTGKIVEAHDPPLEGMELDRVPRSESYNKDFKRMTLGRIQLQKGPGTLRLRALDIPGEGVMDFRLMLLTRVD
- a CDS encoding Gfo/Idh/MocA family protein produces the protein MKMNRKQFVKAGAAATVGFPAIVRAQGLNEKLQVAFVAVGGKAKTHTKEAHAHGLQCVAFADVDKRTWGSVHDKEGWGGATGYTDWREMFQKQRKDIDVVFVTTPDHSHFSPSMTAVSMGIHCYTEKPLTWSVREAQLLTQAYGEQKNVVTQMGNHGHAMQGWRVAYELVKGGAVGEVKEFHTWTNRPIWPQGGNRPGYTSPVPDYLNWEAWIGAAPMRPFAAPQEGAHKGYGPYHPFNWRGFVDFGSGALGDMACHTTDGIYAIMNPGYAATAEPLEMNGSIGDQYPAGMVVKCTYRATAERPGFATYWYEGQDKKGQPYMPETPEELKEDDATLPRTGNLIVGTKGKMLVQGDYWNSPRIIPEAKRREFGRPEQLLDRSPGHHAEFFMACRGEKPREFSQSNFSYSGPMTANIQLGNLCARAGKKLVLNEAGEITSDPKINELAWREPRKGWGPLESIV
- a CDS encoding glycoside hydrolase family 2 TIM barrel-domain containing protein; amino-acid sequence: MKKWMISLVAGLAVSPFGAPGAERIYLSGQGPSDAVEWDFICSKGRKSGEWTKIPVPSNWEQAGFGNYNYGHDDPATKHDETGTYRTSFMVPKDWQEKHVRLVFEGSMSETSIKINGKSVGTPNLGGYLPFRYILNKKSNLKYGGENTLEVLVKKKPENSSLDQAERKGDYWVFGGIYRPVYLEVQPKEFVNRLAIDARADGTLRLDVFPQVQHESRFWKKSKGYVDELVAQVQTLEGENVGQPMTAEMHNGTGRIRLNTKIKNPNLWSPEYPNLYQVKVTLKKDGEILSEKTERFGFRTFELRPRDGLYLNGKKIMVQGVNRNVFDPRHGRAVDAEKVWNDARAIKAMNANLVRSHMPPTTEFMRACDELGLMVITELCNWHDPYIDTPIARNIAYEMVVKYQNHPSVVLWANGNENGFNLEIDELYPLYDLQDRPVIHPWTYFDGINTFHYPDWKALQVQLNRPAVYLPTEFLHGLYDGGHGAGLEDYWNAMRATPTSAGGVLWCWGDAALMRTDQDGELDTAGNQSADGIVGPYGEKEASYYSVREIWSPIQMAMPPDFEGKLELENRYHETGLEECLFEWRLVNFAAPFATTVETTVVAEGKLQGPKIKPGKVGALQLPLPKDWKEVDGLELRALGSNGVEIMQWAWPLKVARISDASLSERGSDIRATQGAETGFHFKIGDTEWRFSKTTGQLLGASVDGKDVGLGMGPILYAGTLDEVLEFSTDWKAEVSEKDGAVGIQSGNSDGSSFKWTLSDDGTVALDYSFAALTNELAYCAVGFDLAEEKVVSKRWLGQGPHRIWGNRLKGPQFGLWENEYNDRITGVDWGEPEFKGIFGNVDWMQIGLLDNSSLLVDPDRFSSVGVLLPRNAEGERNKKTYTSPIHAWWHYPEAGGLHLFHKLPGIGTKFANAWELGPQGSPSVVEGPIKGRVVFRVR